In Thermococcus chitonophagus, the genomic stretch AATTTTAAGTCGATTAAGAAGCTTGACCTTGATTGCAAAATTATTAGCATCTTCATAGGAGAGCCCAAAGTTGGGAAGTCAAATACACTTGAGGCAATTTGGG encodes the following:
- a CDS encoding AAA family ATPase, with protein sequence MIRELEIENFKSIKKLDLDCKIISIFIGEPKVGKSNTLEAIWASQEWERAARNNKPQPHSIF